Proteins encoded in a region of the Candidatus Zixiibacteriota bacterium genome:
- a CDS encoding cobalamin B12-binding domain-containing protein, whose amino-acid sequence MPGKIRVLLAKPGLDGHDRGIKVIAAALRDAGFEVIYTGLRQTPEMIAEAAVQEDVNFVGLSILSGAHMTLFPEVQRLLKEKGAGDIHLFGGGIIPDQEAAELEAKGIGKLFGPGTDTRDIIEYIRTTAPRRREEPVM is encoded by the coding sequence ATGCCCGGCAAAATCCGCGTCCTCCTCGCCAAGCCCGGCCTCGATGGCCACGACCGTGGAATCAAAGTAATCGCGGCCGCACTACGCGATGCCGGATTTGAGGTGATCTACACCGGTCTGCGCCAGACTCCCGAAATGATCGCCGAGGCGGCGGTTCAGGAAGACGTGAACTTTGTCGGTCTGAGTATCCTCTCGGGCGCGCACATGACGCTCTTCCCCGAGGTCCAACGGCTTCTCAAGGAAAAGGGTGCGGGCGACATCCACCTGTTCGGCGGCGGGATCATCCCCGATCAGGAAGCCGCCGAACTGGAGGCCAAAGGCATCGGCAAGCTCTTCGGCCCCGGCACCGACACCCGTGATATCATCGAGTACATCCGCACGACCGCCCCGCGCCGACGCGAAGAGCCGGTCATGTAA
- a CDS encoding acyl-CoA dehydrogenase family protein: MNRFNVDDRQQAIRDMVAEYAQKEIVPFAMELDRRPEPQAFPFDYYRKLAAQGFIGYPLPKEYGGLGKSCIEYTTLCEELNFWDAPSGLLTEVAVLAIEPIVNHGSEEQKKKYVPKCVTGEIIPAFALTEPNAGSDASNQQTEAVIDGNDHIINGEKIFIMHGDVADLFVVFGKVNEPGVRDKVSAWIIEDKGNNGIRKEPLRYKMGMRAATTGRVWFKDVRVPQSAMLGERNKGFRYAMTTLDSARIGVAAQGLGMAERALHESVEYAKKRQVFGQPLAGFQAIQWMIADMQTRVEATRGLVYRAAQLKDKDVKYTLDASMAKLYAAETANFCVDRAMQIHAGYGYIGEFSIIEKLYRDQRITEIYEGTSEIQRLVIAGSLLR; this comes from the coding sequence ATGAATCGATTTAACGTCGATGACCGTCAACAGGCAATCAGGGACATGGTGGCCGAATATGCCCAAAAAGAGATTGTGCCGTTCGCCATGGAGCTGGACCGGCGTCCCGAACCGCAGGCGTTTCCCTTCGACTACTACCGCAAGCTGGCGGCGCAGGGGTTCATCGGGTACCCGCTGCCGAAAGAATACGGCGGGCTCGGCAAGTCGTGCATCGAATACACCACGCTCTGCGAAGAGCTTAACTTCTGGGATGCGCCATCAGGACTTTTAACTGAAGTCGCCGTCCTCGCCATCGAGCCGATCGTCAACCACGGCAGCGAGGAACAAAAGAAGAAATATGTTCCCAAGTGCGTGACCGGCGAAATTATTCCCGCCTTCGCCCTGACCGAGCCAAATGCGGGTTCCGATGCATCCAACCAGCAGACCGAGGCGGTCATCGACGGCAACGATCACATCATCAACGGCGAGAAGATTTTTATCATGCACGGCGACGTGGCCGACTTGTTCGTCGTCTTCGGCAAAGTCAACGAACCCGGAGTGCGCGACAAAGTCTCGGCGTGGATCATCGAGGACAAAGGCAACAACGGCATCCGCAAGGAGCCGCTGCGATACAAGATGGGCATGCGCGCCGCCACGACCGGTCGCGTCTGGTTCAAAGACGTCCGTGTGCCGCAAAGCGCGATGCTGGGCGAACGCAACAAGGGATTCCGCTATGCAATGACCACCCTCGACTCCGCGCGGATCGGCGTCGCCGCGCAGGGACTGGGCATGGCCGAACGCGCGCTGCATGAATCGGTCGAGTATGCCAAAAAACGGCAGGTCTTCGGCCAGCCATTGGCCGGATTTCAGGCGATCCAGTGGATGATCGCCGACATGCAGACCCGCGTCGAGGCGACACGCGGGCTGGTGTACCGCGCGGCACAACTCAAAGACAAGGACGTCAAGTACACGCTCGACGCCTCGATGGCCAAGCTTTACGCCGCCGAGACCGCAAACTTCTGCGTCGACCGCGCCATGCAGATTCACGCCGGCTATGGTTACATCGGCGAATTCTCAATCATCGAAAAGCTCTACCGCGACCAACGCATCACCGAGATTTACGAAGGTACCTCGGAGATTCAACGTCTCGTTATCGCCGGATCGCTGCTGCGTTGA
- a CDS encoding MBL fold metallo-hydrolase, which translates to MSSPRVETISVGDWQVVAIEERRFGMDGGSMFGVVPRLLWSRKITPDEENRVPMRANVFLVRTGDANVLLDSGLGNCLAPMDRKIYAPLGESTLEDSLAALGLSVDEITHVILTHLHTDHSNGVFAGHPDRPDLRFPRAQHFVQSDEWDDAMHPDERSAPVYHIERFTRLMDSGRLTLLQGDQQVMHGISVAKTGGHTRGHQGVRVTSADDRFFYYADIVPTRFHLKEPWVSALDLYPVDTMKAKRALLSECCDTDTVLGICHDTEVMMARIVRHEKRMDAAPVDSVPVPVVR; encoded by the coding sequence ATGAGCAGTCCGCGCGTCGAGACCATTTCGGTCGGCGACTGGCAGGTCGTCGCCATCGAGGAACGCCGCTTCGGCATGGACGGTGGCTCCATGTTCGGGGTCGTGCCGCGACTGTTGTGGAGCCGCAAGATTACGCCGGATGAAGAGAACCGCGTGCCGATGCGCGCCAATGTCTTCCTCGTCCGGACCGGCGATGCCAATGTCCTGCTCGACTCGGGACTCGGCAATTGCCTGGCCCCGATGGATCGCAAAATCTACGCACCGTTAGGCGAATCGACACTCGAGGATTCACTGGCCGCACTGGGGCTGTCCGTCGATGAGATCACCCACGTCATCCTCACCCATCTGCACACCGACCATTCCAACGGCGTATTTGCCGGACATCCCGACCGGCCGGATCTGCGATTTCCCCGGGCGCAGCATTTTGTCCAGTCCGATGAATGGGATGATGCGATGCACCCCGACGAACGGTCTGCCCCCGTCTATCACATCGAACGCTTCACACGCCTGATGGACTCCGGGCGCCTGACATTACTGCAGGGCGACCAGCAGGTCATGCACGGCATCAGCGTCGCGAAAACAGGTGGACACACGCGCGGACACCAGGGAGTTCGCGTGACATCGGCCGATGATCGCTTTTTCTACTATGCGGACATTGTGCCGACCCGTTTCCATCTGAAGGAGCCCTGGGTGTCGGCGCTCGATCTGTACCCGGTCGATACGATGAAGGCCAAACGCGCGCTGTTGTCGGAATGTTGCGATACCGACACTGTCTTAGGGATCTGCCACGATACGGAAGTGATGATGGCCCGCATCGTGCGCCACGAGAAGCGGATGGATGCCGCGCCGGTCGACAGCGTCCCGGTCCCCGTCGTCAGATGA
- a CDS encoding acyl-CoA carboxylase subunit beta — protein MTHHSPSDRLNQMRQQAVSPGGARREESQHAKGKLLARERIELLVDEGSFEETDRFVTHRSTDFGLDTQRPLGDGVVTGSGRIEGRVVFVFSQDFTVFGGSLAEGHARKICKIMDLAVRTGAPVIGLNDSGGARIQEGVVSLGGYADIFLRNTLYSGVIPQISLILGPCAGGAVYSPAITDFVIMAQGTSYMFVTGPNVVKTVTHEDIDQEGLGGASVHSQKSGIAHLVGRNDAEAILMTRRLMSFLPQNNLDDPPRRTCDDPVDRADAELDSLVPVDPQKPYDIKDAITRIVDDGDFFELQPDYAGNIVIGFARLSGRSVGIVANQPAVLAGVLDIASSLKGARFVRFCDCFNIPLVVFEDVPGFLPGVAQEHGGIIKHGAKLLYAFCEATVPKVTVITRKAYGGAYDVMNSKHVRGDYNVAWPTAEVAVMGPRGAAEIIFRHQIAEAADSVAETERLTEEYRAKFANPYIAAQYGYLDDVIEPAETRFKLIRALELLSTKRDTNPPKKHGNIPL, from the coding sequence ATGACCCATCACTCGCCCAGCGATCGTCTGAACCAGATGCGCCAGCAGGCCGTCTCGCCCGGCGGCGCCCGACGCGAAGAATCGCAGCACGCCAAGGGCAAGCTGTTGGCGCGCGAACGCATTGAGCTGCTGGTCGATGAGGGCAGCTTCGAAGAGACCGATCGGTTCGTGACGCACCGTTCGACCGACTTCGGCCTCGACACGCAGCGTCCGCTTGGGGACGGGGTCGTGACCGGATCCGGACGGATCGAAGGGCGAGTGGTGTTCGTGTTCAGTCAGGACTTCACAGTTTTCGGCGGATCGCTCGCCGAGGGCCACGCGCGCAAGATTTGCAAGATCATGGACCTTGCCGTGCGCACCGGCGCGCCGGTCATCGGCCTGAATGATTCCGGCGGCGCGCGCATCCAGGAGGGCGTCGTCTCGCTCGGCGGCTACGCCGACATCTTTCTGCGCAACACGCTCTACTCCGGCGTGATCCCGCAGATATCGCTCATCCTCGGCCCGTGCGCGGGCGGCGCCGTGTACTCGCCCGCGATCACCGATTTTGTCATTATGGCGCAGGGGACCTCCTACATGTTTGTCACCGGCCCCAACGTGGTCAAGACCGTCACTCACGAGGACATCGATCAGGAGGGACTCGGCGGCGCGTCGGTTCATTCGCAAAAAAGCGGGATTGCACATCTGGTCGGCCGCAACGATGCCGAGGCGATCCTGATGACCCGGCGGCTGATGAGCTTTCTTCCGCAGAATAATCTCGATGACCCGCCGCGACGGACCTGCGACGATCCGGTCGACCGTGCCGATGCCGAGCTTGATTCGCTGGTCCCCGTCGATCCGCAGAAGCCCTACGATATCAAAGACGCGATCACCCGCATTGTCGACGACGGCGACTTCTTCGAGTTGCAGCCCGACTACGCCGGCAACATCGTGATCGGTTTCGCGCGTTTGTCGGGACGGTCGGTCGGGATCGTTGCCAATCAACCCGCCGTTCTGGCAGGGGTGTTGGACATCGCTTCATCGCTCAAGGGCGCGCGGTTTGTCCGCTTCTGCGATTGCTTCAACATTCCACTGGTGGTCTTCGAGGACGTGCCCGGTTTCCTGCCCGGTGTGGCGCAGGAGCACGGCGGCATCATCAAGCATGGCGCCAAACTGCTCTATGCATTCTGCGAGGCGACCGTTCCCAAGGTGACCGTGATCACACGCAAGGCCTATGGCGGTGCGTACGACGTCATGAATTCCAAACATGTGCGCGGCGACTATAATGTCGCTTGGCCGACGGCCGAAGTGGCGGTCATGGGTCCCAGGGGCGCGGCCGAAATCATCTTTCGCCACCAGATCGCCGAAGCCGCCGATTCGGTCGCCGAAACCGAGCGTCTCACCGAAGAGTACCGCGCCAAGTTCGCCAATCCATACATCGCCGCCCAATACGGTTATCTCGACGATGTGATCGAACCGGCGGAAACGCGTTTTAAGCTGATCCGCGCGCTGGAATTGTTGTCCACCAAGCGCGACACCAATCCGCCGAAAAAGCACGGCAACATCCCTCTGTAG